A section of the Salmo salar chromosome ssa05, Ssal_v3.1, whole genome shotgun sequence genome encodes:
- the m4a8a gene encoding Membrane-spanning 4-domains subfamily A member 8A — protein sequence MSVTVTKGGGVTVFTVNSKEGSSWPLLCQILGTLCYSPACSVSQGLRRLQASSQSALGTIQIMVGVLNIGLGAILVSTDYSSSLRWIGVPYWLGGVFIAVGIMCILAEKFPSPCLVGINVLMNLSGAALAITGIVLYAVDLANYNFWWICNDDNYNWRDDYYQVTKPPSDPERDRLLAKCKDAKQIAQMLMNALDIVLIVLAVLQLCVTISSAVLGLKALYKNGKEGKENIQDLEQYKPLLEEVTTNPAA from the exons ATGTCAGTGACTGTGACCAAAGGCGGAGGGGTGACTGTATTTACTGTGAACTCAAAAGAAGGAAGCAGTTGGCCCCTGCTGTGTCAAATACTTGGGACCCTGTGCTACAGCCCAGCATGCTCTGTGTCCCAGGGACTGAGGAGGCTCCAAGCAAGTTCCCAGTCAGCTCTGGGG ACTATACAGATCATGGTGGGAGTACTCAACATTGGCTTGGGAGCGATCCTTGTTAGCACTGATTATTCTAGCTCACTGCGATGGATTGGGGTTCCTTATTGGCTTGGTGGTGTG TTTATAGCAGTTGGCATCATGTGTATCTTGGCTGAGAAGTTCCCCAGTCCCTGCTTG GTGGGCATCAATGTGTTGATGAACCTGTCAGGTGCTGCTCTGGCCATTACTGGAATTGTGCTGTATGCTGTAGACCTGGCAAACTACAATTTCTGGTGGATTTGCAATGATGACAACTACAACTGGCGAGATGACTACTACCAGGTGACAAAACCACCCAGTGATCCGGAGAGGGATAGACTCTTGGCGAAATGCAAAGATGCCAAGCAGATTGCTCAG ATGTTGATGAATGCCTTGGACATCGTGCTCATCGTCCTTGCAGTCCTTCAGCTTTGTGTCACCATCAGCTCTGCGGTGTTGGGTCTCAAGGCTTTGTACAAGAATGGAAAGGAGGGAAAAGAG AACATCCAGGACCTGGAGCAGTATAAGCCTCTGCTGGAGGAGGTCACCACTAACCCTGCAGCTTAA